One genomic region from Metallosphaera tengchongensis encodes:
- a CDS encoding cation:proton antiporter — MSSDQVYLTLLEIFILVTVAQALKISGSRVRIPPIIMELITGLILGPFALGEFLNSLLNLNIFTINSYLLLFSQFSVILLIFAAGLEHGFRSLRSSGALSVLAATFGAILPFLGVFFYMLNYVSFNTAILMGAASAATSLAAVASIISGEKLENERYIKITMSAAAIDDVVAFIILSVSLAIIGGAQSTAFGLVKIIATVVISWLIIFFASVFIIPRLVSMVSGSLVVDLSLLVLFALVTIMISLGFSPVIAAFIAGVAIAESRKAEIIRGMVSAMIGIFGSIFFITIGAETDVFSFLSFQVLFQGVIITLIAVGLKFLGIFPFAYFYNKDTKKAIASSLGMIPRGEMGLVISSIAFSSGIFDQMDLAEIVLMSLLTTVIGAISFESSVKGLLRTEN; from the coding sequence ATGTCATCGGATCAGGTCTATTTGACTTTGCTAGAGATATTTATACTAGTAACTGTTGCACAAGCCCTCAAGATTTCAGGGAGTAGGGTCAGGATTCCTCCTATAATAATGGAACTTATTACAGGTTTAATCCTCGGTCCCTTTGCCTTGGGAGAATTTCTTAATTCATTGCTTAACCTGAATATATTCACAATAAACAGTTACTTACTCCTCTTCTCCCAATTCTCAGTAATCTTACTGATATTTGCGGCGGGTCTAGAACACGGGTTCAGATCCTTGAGATCCTCAGGGGCTTTATCCGTCCTAGCTGCAACCTTTGGTGCTATTCTTCCTTTCCTTGGTGTATTTTTTTACATGTTGAACTACGTCTCTTTCAATACAGCGATACTCATGGGGGCAGCTAGCGCAGCCACTAGTTTAGCAGCTGTGGCCTCAATAATTTCGGGGGAAAAGCTGGAGAACGAAAGGTACATCAAGATAACCATGTCCGCAGCTGCCATAGATGATGTCGTAGCTTTTATAATTCTTTCAGTTTCCCTAGCTATTATAGGAGGAGCCCAATCCACTGCCTTTGGTCTTGTTAAGATCATTGCTACTGTGGTAATATCATGGTTGATCATCTTCTTTGCCTCAGTTTTCATTATACCTAGGCTTGTTTCAATGGTCTCTGGATCCCTAGTTGTAGACTTGTCTCTATTGGTTCTATTTGCACTGGTGACTATCATGATATCATTGGGTTTTTCTCCAGTGATAGCAGCCTTCATAGCAGGTGTGGCCATAGCTGAGAGTAGAAAGGCTGAGATTATTCGGGGTATGGTTTCGGCAATGATAGGGATTTTTGGCTCCATTTTTTTCATAACCATAGGGGCGGAAACCGACGTCTTTTCCTTCCTATCTTTTCAGGTATTGTTTCAGGGAGTTATAATCACTCTCATAGCTGTAGGGTTGAAATTCCTTGGTATCTTTCCATTTGCTTACTTTTATAATAAAGACACAAAAAAGGCGATAGCATCTTCTTTGGGTATGATACCCAGAGGGGAGATGGGATTAGTTATTTCGTCTATAGCGTTCTCTTCCGGTATCTTTGATCAGATGGACCTTGCAGAGATCGTGTTAATGAGTCTCTTAACTACCGTGATTGGTGCTATCTCGTTCGAGAGCAGTGTAAAAGGTCTGCTCAGGACTGAAAACTAA
- a CDS encoding DUF1286 domain-containing protein, which yields MKLLTHYVFTTGVLTLMSSPFLGFYDSLLVSFIIAWISNSLIDRLGHEVRYGYIRRTPRTHTLLRSLPWGILPSLPLSLILGVPIIAFLGIVAGPSHLVLDVLTERGIYVKRRGRWVRYALAHFAYNNPLLNGLFILIGAVFLYIAMLIQSQPLTTLLF from the coding sequence ATGAAACTGTTAACTCATTACGTCTTCACTACGGGAGTTCTTACCCTAATGTCGTCCCCGTTTCTAGGTTTCTACGACTCTCTTCTTGTCTCCTTCATAATAGCGTGGATCTCAAACAGCCTCATTGATAGGCTAGGTCATGAAGTTCGTTACGGTTACATAAGGAGAACCCCCAGAACCCATACCCTACTTAGAAGCCTTCCGTGGGGGATTTTACCATCTCTGCCCCTTTCCCTAATTCTTGGAGTCCCAATTATTGCCTTTTTAGGTATAGTTGCTGGACCATCACACCTTGTTTTGGACGTGCTCACTGAGAGGGGAATATACGTAAAAAGGAGAGGCAGGTGGGTAAGATACGCTCTAGCACATTTCGCCTACAACAATCCCCTGTTGAATGGTTTGTTTATCTTAATAGGTGCTGTATTCCTGTACATTGCAATGCTCATACAGTCCCAACCCTTGACCACCTTACTTTTTTGA
- a CDS encoding DUF4898 domain-containing protein produces the protein MAQYQVQPYVGRILAEHGFNKKIIIPIKMITNLESTLNVALPRSVEGLVVVSNQSENFCEKMKGVISRVRPNSFVMCLFDDYHPAGMVSLFYK, from the coding sequence TTGGCTCAATATCAAGTTCAACCATATGTAGGTAGAATTCTTGCGGAGCACGGTTTTAATAAGAAAATTATTATACCTATAAAAATGATTACAAATCTAGAATCAACACTCAATGTCGCTTTACCAAGATCGGTAGAGGGACTTGTTGTAGTGTCCAATCAGAGCGAAAATTTTTGCGAAAAAATGAAAGGTGTAATATCTAGGGTAAGACCGAACTCCTTTGTAATGTGTTTATTTGATGATTATCATCCAGCCGGTATGGTTTCATTGTTCTATAAGTAA
- a CDS encoding lipoate--protein ligase family protein, whose translation MRLIIEQGHPGQRQMALDEAVLILLSHDLVEETVRFWNFSPTTLSIGRFLSVRDWVNLDLLEKYKVPLIRRFTGGGPALHDERGEITWSVALRTGSVESAYQQIGEALVRSLKIMGLEGIFTPINDVVVNDKKVVGMAGAQRHNAVIVHGTFMFNTNLSLMSLIKVPKPKEMERGSASARVTNLSSLLGREVKREEALNALMKGFSEVFPLSQGELTTLELELARQLSYKYTNDKWTFLR comes from the coding sequence ATGAGACTCATAATTGAGCAGGGGCACCCAGGGCAAAGGCAAATGGCCTTGGACGAGGCAGTCCTTATCTTACTTAGCCATGACCTAGTGGAGGAGACGGTCAGGTTTTGGAACTTCTCCCCCACTACTCTTAGTATAGGGAGGTTCCTCAGTGTAAGGGATTGGGTGAATTTGGATCTACTTGAGAAATATAAGGTACCCTTAATCAGAAGGTTTACCGGAGGTGGACCAGCCCTTCATGACGAAAGGGGAGAAATAACATGGTCAGTGGCTTTAAGGACTGGGAGTGTGGAGTCGGCTTACCAACAGATAGGGGAGGCCCTGGTTCGCTCCCTTAAGATCATGGGGTTGGAAGGGATATTTACTCCAATAAATGATGTAGTTGTAAACGATAAGAAGGTTGTTGGTATGGCAGGAGCTCAGAGGCACAACGCTGTAATAGTCCACGGGACTTTCATGTTTAACACAAATTTGTCCCTAATGTCGCTCATCAAGGTACCAAAACCTAAGGAGATGGAGAGGGGAAGCGCCTCAGCTAGGGTTACTAACTTAAGCTCGTTGCTGGGAAGAGAAGTAAAGAGGGAGGAAGCACTAAACGCACTGATGAAGGGATTCTCGGAAGTCTTTCCCTTATCCCAAGGGGAGCTTACCACCTTGGAGCTAGAACTAGCTAGGCAATTAAGTTACAAGTACACCAATGACAAGTGGACCTTTTTAAGGTGA
- a CDS encoding EVE domain-containing protein encodes MTFWLVPIQEDMWDVIQYDGIYGYKNNLSKYIKQGDNIIFYVSKYYASRYGGKLVGIGRVVSDWYYDETPIYPEEKVRNRALFPHRVKVEVWVTGACDVKSLIGKVKFVEDTVQLPKYLRNAPANLGRPILDSDAKVMEECLRQTMYD; translated from the coding sequence ATGACCTTTTGGCTAGTACCTATTCAGGAGGACATGTGGGACGTTATCCAATACGATGGGATTTACGGTTACAAAAATAATCTAAGTAAATATATAAAACAAGGTGATAACATTATTTTCTACGTAAGCAAATATTACGCTTCGAGGTATGGTGGCAAATTGGTGGGAATTGGTAGGGTAGTATCGGACTGGTACTACGACGAGACGCCGATATATCCTGAGGAGAAAGTTAGGAACAGGGCTTTATTTCCTCACAGGGTTAAGGTAGAGGTCTGGGTTACGGGAGCCTGCGACGTTAAGAGTCTCATTGGTAAGGTGAAGTTTGTCGAGGACACCGTTCAGTTGCCCAAATACTTAAGAAACGCACCCGCCAACCTAGGGAGGCCAATACTGGATTCGGACGCTAAAGTTATGGAGGAGTGTCTGAGACAGACTATGTATGACTGA
- a CDS encoding radical SAM protein: protein MIGGFVTRSKFTTLSITGGSCSLNCFYCGAKYISTMEEAISPEKFEKIVTKLHSKGVRGFLISGGFDESGKLPIRPFLPVMRKLRRELNVVFNLHPGLQDKETIMELRDAVDIVDFEFAYSPGAYLSKGVKRERDAYVEVLSNLIEFGPEYIVPHVMLGLPKDTYEDLLEEMKIASQYKPYLLNFLVVTPTPDTPSRVLKVDLNKILPLIQEGSRMMGGKVSLGCMRPFALKEVLDREVVSRGLVERIANPHHKVVKEFSLRLYDACCSLPAHLLGDFKI, encoded by the coding sequence ATGATAGGAGGTTTCGTAACAAGGAGCAAGTTTACGACCTTGAGCATAACTGGCGGTTCGTGTTCACTTAACTGCTTCTACTGTGGGGCTAAGTACATTTCTACAATGGAGGAGGCGATTAGCCCTGAAAAATTTGAGAAGATAGTGACAAAGCTACACTCCAAAGGGGTGAGGGGCTTTTTGATCAGCGGGGGTTTCGATGAGTCGGGTAAACTTCCCATAAGACCTTTCCTACCTGTAATGAGGAAGTTAAGGAGAGAACTGAACGTTGTGTTCAACTTACATCCAGGTCTTCAGGATAAGGAAACCATAATGGAGTTAAGAGACGCAGTGGATATAGTGGATTTTGAGTTCGCCTACTCTCCTGGAGCATACTTGTCTAAGGGAGTTAAAAGGGAAAGGGACGCCTACGTAGAAGTCCTGAGTAACCTCATTGAATTTGGACCCGAGTATATTGTACCCCATGTAATGCTTGGACTTCCCAAGGACACTTACGAAGACCTTCTGGAGGAAATGAAAATTGCGTCCCAGTATAAGCCATACCTTCTAAATTTCCTTGTTGTAACACCTACTCCGGACACTCCATCAAGGGTCTTAAAGGTTGATCTAAACAAGATCTTACCATTGATTCAAGAGGGGTCTAGAATGATGGGAGGAAAAGTGAGCCTAGGCTGTATGAGACCTTTCGCCTTAAAAGAAGTTCTAGACAGGGAAGTGGTTTCCAGAGGACTAGTGGAGAGGATTGCCAACCCACATCACAAGGTCGTAAAGGAGTTCAGTTTGCGACTATATGATGCATGTTGTAGCTTACCCGCTCACCTACTGGGTGATTTCAAGATATGA
- a CDS encoding ribbon-helix-helix domain-containing protein — MTIDRPQAKNKVDVVFDETTNTGVIYVDGVDSSKTVTFKISSDLLEKVDEDARRRSVQNRSDYLRHVIQYYIKVIKSQNSKSP, encoded by the coding sequence ATGACAATCGATCGCCCTCAGGCAAAGAACAAGGTCGACGTTGTATTCGATGAAACTACTAACACAGGAGTAATATATGTGGATGGCGTGGACAGTAGTAAAACTGTTACATTCAAGATATCTTCCGATCTATTGGAAAAGGTGGACGAAGACGCTAGGCGAAGAAGTGTACAGAACAGGAGCGATTACTTAAGGCATGTTATACAGTATTACATAAAAGTTATTAAATCGCAGAACTCTAAAAGTCCTTGA
- a CDS encoding inorganic phosphate transporter: MDFLTLLLFVIGFLSSFVVGGNNSATSLGILISTNSLRRRYSYLVSSLSIFFGVAIGSISMESSIYGTVNGPSPYLDAAVLFVFVASVISFYYLNKTGIPSSLSQMIYPSLAVIVLLSKGLEFDWTKFWFTFTSWLVSPLLAILCSILLYFGLAKLATRQKKIIKEMKIYKALIISSAVFTSFVTGANAIGIIVSEGLLAEPAYVTLPLYAFSAALGIYFSSRKASIVVGFRLTRMGYLSATSALLGSDIISEVFTLLGVPISITQTVMGGILGLSFRSYGPDVKNQLKQVARGWLTSPFIAVISSLAAFGVLKSILNI; the protein is encoded by the coding sequence ATGGATTTCTTAACTTTATTGCTTTTTGTTATTGGGTTTTTATCCTCTTTTGTGGTTGGTGGGAACAACTCCGCAACTTCTTTGGGTATACTGATATCAACGAATTCCCTGAGGAGAAGGTACTCATATCTAGTAAGCTCACTTAGCATATTCTTTGGGGTTGCAATAGGATCCATATCAATGGAGAGTTCAATTTATGGAACAGTTAATGGACCTTCACCATATCTTGACGCAGCCGTACTTTTTGTCTTTGTTGCGTCTGTAATTTCATTTTATTACCTGAATAAGACTGGCATTCCGTCCTCCCTAAGTCAAATGATCTATCCCTCTCTTGCTGTGATAGTGCTCCTTTCTAAGGGACTTGAGTTCGATTGGACGAAGTTTTGGTTCACTTTCACTTCCTGGCTTGTTTCCCCCTTACTTGCCATACTTTGTTCCATCCTTCTCTATTTTGGGCTAGCAAAGTTAGCTACGAGGCAGAAGAAAATTATCAAGGAAATGAAAATATATAAAGCATTAATAATTTCATCAGCAGTTTTTACTTCTTTCGTAACTGGGGCTAATGCGATAGGTATCATTGTTTCTGAAGGCTTGTTGGCAGAACCTGCATACGTTACTCTCCCTCTTTACGCGTTTTCAGCTGCACTGGGAATATATTTTAGTTCCAGAAAGGCATCCATTGTTGTTGGTTTTAGACTTACAAGGATGGGTTACTTGAGCGCCACGTCGGCTCTTTTGGGGAGCGACATAATATCAGAGGTTTTTACACTACTGGGAGTTCCAATATCTATTACACAGACCGTGATGGGAGGTATACTCGGGCTGAGTTTCAGGAGTTATGGTCCAGACGTAAAAAATCAGTTGAAGCAAGTGGCTAGGGGTTGGCTGACTTCTCCCTTTATCGCGGTAATATCCTCTTTAGCGGCTTTCGGCGTTTTAAAAAGCATACTGAATATTTAA
- a CDS encoding DUF929 domain-containing protein codes for MPKKSGSKNESRLIYIPFIALALVIILFVALSMRPSDVSQQTQSAFTNLVKVSSTDYASSGKVEVYFVSWYGCPYGATLSWPLYVSLEHYGVVGVTPHTSLTEPGLSSYPIPGLIFQNFTPSSNLDFHFYYIYNQYLNETVSGQPLDGKGVQLGLQELSQEAPNWLVNLISEYQLNRTLVALPNGSQAPIAFASETPHLVTTLVITGPGGTWILLGYPSSFTPQDAVSISTDPSVILSEINSGTVPSQIQVTAQQLLQVIQQAS; via the coding sequence ATGCCTAAAAAGAGCGGTTCAAAAAATGAGAGCAGGTTAATATACATTCCCTTCATTGCCCTTGCTCTAGTAATTATCCTATTTGTAGCATTAAGTATGAGACCATCCGACGTATCTCAGCAGACCCAAAGTGCCTTCACAAATCTCGTAAAAGTATCATCCACAGATTACGCCAGTTCAGGCAAGGTGGAGGTCTATTTCGTAAGTTGGTACGGTTGCCCCTACGGAGCTACCCTGTCGTGGCCTCTCTACGTGTCCCTTGAGCACTATGGAGTAGTTGGCGTAACACCACACACTTCCCTAACCGAGCCAGGACTATCTAGTTATCCCATACCAGGTCTAATTTTTCAAAACTTCACCCCTAGTTCCAATCTGGATTTTCATTTCTATTATATTTATAACCAATATTTGAATGAAACTGTCTCAGGTCAACCTCTGGACGGTAAGGGGGTTCAGTTAGGCCTCCAAGAACTGAGCCAAGAAGCCCCAAACTGGTTAGTTAACCTGATTAGCGAATACCAGCTGAATAGGACTTTGGTTGCCTTACCTAATGGTTCCCAGGCACCAATAGCTTTTGCTTCTGAGACACCTCACCTAGTGACCACTTTAGTTATAACTGGTCCTGGGGGGACCTGGATCCTACTAGGCTATCCCTCTTCGTTCACCCCTCAGGACGCTGTTTCCATAAGTACGGATCCCAGCGTTATACTTAGTGAGATTAATAGTGGAACAGTACCTTCACAGATCCAAGTAACCGCGCAACAGTTACTTCAAGTTATACAGCAGGCGTCATGA
- a CDS encoding DUF1404 domain-containing protein, protein MRFTYFRSRNSVIALILLIFSINPYTELKEFSLEPLFMATHYLLFISGFLLMERRTLPGYLVSLSIALVGLWHVPLLYALAASSPAYRAMNDLSLFSAGILGGGATSRLSTAVKLFLFILWMSADSVLSVILIVGWPPYSDEVYPFSPFSINQELSTGLVMFGIMTVIFIIVILKFLRSIFKI, encoded by the coding sequence GTGAGATTTACCTACTTTAGATCTAGGAATTCCGTTATAGCGCTGATACTACTAATATTTTCCATAAATCCCTACACAGAGTTAAAAGAATTCTCGTTGGAGCCTTTGTTCATGGCCACTCATTACCTCCTATTTATATCTGGGTTCCTGCTCATGGAGAGAAGAACTCTTCCAGGTTATCTCGTATCCCTTAGCATCGCGTTAGTAGGACTATGGCATGTTCCGCTATTATATGCCCTAGCAGCTTCGTCACCCGCATATAGAGCCATGAATGATTTATCCTTATTTTCCGCTGGTATCCTTGGAGGAGGGGCTACGTCCAGATTATCGACAGCCGTGAAGCTTTTCCTTTTCATATTGTGGATGAGCGCTGACAGCGTTCTATCAGTAATCCTGATCGTTGGATGGCCCCCGTATTCTGATGAGGTTTACCCTTTCTCGCCGTTCTCCATTAACCAGGAGCTCTCAACTGGGCTCGTTATGTTTGGGATAATGACAGTTATCTTTATTATCGTAATCCTTAAGTTCCTGAGGTCAATTTTTAAAATTTAA
- a CDS encoding sodium:solute symporter family protein, which translates to MALGNIDAVSLAVFLVLFAIFAFFGFWASRWRRGDLSRIDEWGLGGRKLGWLLVWFLMGADLYTAYTFIAVPSAMLTVGSLYFFAVPYVAWAFGIALLTMPRLWTVSRNKGYVTAADFVKDRFDSRWLAIAIALTGVVAELPYIALQIVGMQAVLAPMIAGVTGVVSKSVSDIALIIAFIVLAAFTFTSGLRGAALTGVMKDILIWITVLAVIIIVPLSYGGFATAFSNALHNSGTVNLELNHAKGSILYGYLSPKLIPAYFSLSLGSAFALYLYPHAINGSLSSEDKEKLKLGTSLLPIYGVGLALLALFGVLIYAVPAALNSVLKLGAGTFVVPSLIAYTMPDWFIGLAYLAIFIGGLVPAAIMAIGVANLLVRNVIKEFKQLQPRTEANLAKIISTVFKFLALGFVFLVPASYAIQLQLLGGILITQTLPAIFLGLYTNKLNGKATLAGWAIGIISSLALVIEANAKFGVIKTSLYATPVGPLYIALLALGINLVVSVIGSAIAYGMGWRPSQKVKAEEITKEL; encoded by the coding sequence ATGGCATTGGGGAATATAGACGCAGTTTCCTTAGCAGTATTTTTAGTTCTTTTCGCTATATTCGCATTTTTTGGTTTTTGGGCTTCAAGGTGGAGAAGGGGCGATCTATCTAGGATAGACGAGTGGGGACTAGGGGGAAGAAAGCTAGGTTGGCTTTTGGTATGGTTTTTGATGGGAGCGGATCTTTACACTGCGTATACTTTCATCGCCGTCCCATCTGCTATGCTTACGGTAGGCTCCCTATACTTCTTCGCGGTACCCTACGTAGCGTGGGCCTTTGGAATAGCTCTTCTAACTATGCCCAGATTGTGGACGGTTTCAAGGAACAAGGGTTACGTCACTGCAGCTGACTTTGTCAAGGACAGGTTCGATAGCAGATGGTTAGCAATAGCGATCGCCCTTACAGGTGTCGTGGCTGAGTTACCATACATCGCTTTACAGATAGTCGGAATGCAGGCAGTCCTTGCACCAATGATTGCAGGAGTTACAGGAGTTGTATCAAAGTCAGTATCAGACATCGCCTTGATTATCGCCTTCATAGTGTTGGCAGCTTTCACTTTCACGAGTGGGTTAAGAGGTGCAGCTCTAACAGGCGTTATGAAGGACATACTGATCTGGATTACTGTACTAGCTGTCATTATTATTGTCCCATTGAGTTATGGTGGTTTCGCTACTGCTTTCTCCAACGCTCTACATAATTCCGGTACAGTTAATCTTGAACTTAATCATGCGAAAGGTTCTATCCTGTACGGTTACCTCTCCCCTAAGCTAATACCCGCTTACTTCTCGTTATCGCTAGGTAGTGCGTTTGCCCTTTATCTTTATCCACACGCAATAAACGGTTCGTTGAGCTCCGAGGACAAGGAGAAATTAAAGTTAGGAACGTCCTTATTGCCCATCTACGGTGTGGGTTTGGCTCTGTTAGCTCTATTCGGCGTCCTGATCTATGCCGTCCCCGCAGCGCTCAATAGTGTGCTAAAGCTGGGAGCAGGAACCTTTGTAGTTCCTTCCTTGATAGCTTATACGATGCCCGATTGGTTTATAGGTTTAGCTTACCTGGCGATTTTCATTGGAGGTCTAGTCCCTGCTGCTATAATGGCTATAGGAGTCGCTAACCTGTTAGTTAGAAACGTGATCAAGGAGTTCAAGCAATTGCAACCAAGGACTGAGGCCAACCTTGCTAAGATTATTTCCACAGTGTTCAAGTTCTTAGCGTTGGGTTTTGTATTTCTTGTTCCAGCAAGTTATGCTATTCAGTTACAACTGCTTGGTGGCATTCTAATCACGCAAACCTTGCCGGCTATATTTCTCGGTCTGTATACGAATAAGTTAAACGGAAAAGCAACTCTTGCGGGATGGGCTATTGGAATAATCTCCTCTCTAGCTCTAGTTATAGAAGCTAACGCAAAGTTCGGGGTAATAAAGACCAGTCTATATGCTACGCCTGTTGGACCTCTATATATAGCCCTATTGGCCTTAGGAATCAATCTAGTAGTATCAGTAATAGGATCTGCGATAGCATATGGTATGGGTTGGAGACCCTCTCAAAAGGTAAAGGCTGAGGAGATTACTAAGGAGCTCTAA
- a CDS encoding APC family permease, which translates to MSNKRNVFIRESSGLLKQVTLLDAIMLNVGNMSAGITLFESISPYINSYPGGVLWLASIIGMIFAFPQLLVYTYMTRKMGRTGGDYVWISRSINGGIGAVMAISLMLESVAYFALVAFFSASSINAVLFTIGSVDNSQQLVGLSNTLFVNPYNGGLTLEQKALFYGIAAGFFVLIILLNIFRSKWGYSIVSILGVFSLASLVVAMVVIGASATHFGASIQPFLNSINSSLITTYQTSPHVTFPSNFSLVSTILLLPLFALYTYPWMQAGPAVSAEFKQSDKVAKFNLLFALLLTAALVTGAFLEMDVVAGYQFNFQAYPYFIYNFWTVAIALAGNPILQWFIGLGAILWNFFVLSYGVIVFSRYIFALSFDRILPEKFAEVNKYGSPIYAHALDLTITLLFLLVPVFSLNAALSLYGATILGSLYFLVASVAGALYGLKQKVKSLSVAGIISSIYFAFLTYEAATNPLFGFTTGNNSVNFTTLLFVLGVIAVGVVVYLASKYNNKRKGIDISLVFKEIPPE; encoded by the coding sequence GTGAGTAACAAAAGAAACGTGTTCATAAGGGAAAGTTCTGGTCTTTTAAAACAAGTAACATTGTTGGACGCGATAATGCTGAACGTTGGAAATATGTCAGCTGGTATTACACTCTTTGAGTCCATATCCCCTTACATCAATAGCTATCCTGGAGGCGTGTTGTGGTTAGCTTCAATCATAGGAATGATTTTCGCTTTCCCACAGCTCTTAGTTTACACTTACATGACTAGGAAGATGGGAAGGACCGGTGGTGATTATGTATGGATTAGCAGAAGCATAAACGGAGGGATCGGTGCAGTCATGGCCATATCACTAATGCTTGAGTCCGTTGCTTACTTCGCTTTAGTAGCTTTCTTCTCCGCATCGAGCATTAACGCAGTGCTCTTTACCATAGGGAGCGTGGACAACTCACAACAGCTTGTTGGCCTATCAAATACGCTCTTCGTTAACCCCTATAATGGAGGGCTTACCTTGGAGCAAAAGGCCCTATTTTATGGGATAGCTGCAGGATTTTTCGTCCTGATCATACTCCTAAACATATTCAGGTCAAAATGGGGCTACTCCATAGTAAGCATACTAGGGGTCTTTTCCCTTGCCTCTCTCGTCGTAGCCATGGTAGTGATAGGAGCTTCAGCTACCCACTTTGGGGCTTCAATTCAGCCATTTCTTAACTCTATTAATTCAAGCTTGATAACGACCTACCAGACGTCTCCTCACGTCACTTTTCCCTCTAACTTCAGTCTAGTTTCCACCATTTTGCTACTTCCACTATTTGCCCTATACACTTACCCATGGATGCAAGCTGGACCAGCAGTCTCCGCTGAGTTTAAACAGAGCGATAAGGTAGCAAAGTTCAACTTATTGTTCGCTCTCCTACTTACCGCAGCCCTGGTAACAGGGGCATTTTTGGAAATGGATGTTGTTGCAGGATATCAATTTAATTTCCAGGCCTATCCATATTTCATTTACAATTTCTGGACAGTTGCCATTGCCTTAGCTGGGAACCCAATCCTCCAATGGTTCATAGGCCTCGGAGCTATACTGTGGAATTTCTTCGTCCTTTCCTATGGCGTCATCGTCTTCTCAAGGTATATATTTGCTCTATCTTTCGACAGAATCTTACCGGAGAAGTTCGCTGAAGTTAACAAGTACGGATCCCCTATTTACGCTCACGCCCTGGATCTAACTATTACGCTCCTCTTCCTACTAGTTCCTGTATTTTCTCTTAATGCGGCGCTAAGTTTATACGGAGCCACGATTCTTGGGTCCCTGTACTTCCTTGTAGCAAGCGTGGCTGGAGCCCTGTACGGATTAAAGCAGAAAGTTAAATCCCTCTCAGTCGCAGGAATAATATCTTCAATTTACTTCGCGTTCTTAACCTATGAGGCTGCGACCAATCCCCTGTTTGGATTTACGACTGGGAACAACTCGGTAAACTTTACTACTCTACTCTTCGTCCTAGGAGTCATAGCTGTTGGCGTTGTTGTCTACTTGGCTTCTAAATATAACAATAAGAGAAAAGGTATTGATATCTCTCTAGTATTTAAGGAGATACCTCCAGAATAG
- a CDS encoding DMT family transporter, with amino-acid sequence MKINKGFNYLTLASVLWGTIGIAVQFSYKAGGNSIGMVGFRTLFSLIVTIFLLDRRMLFRRESIIMGLVSGLFYETYTFAITIDGAPLSSFLLYTAPIFVAVISFGLVKERITSRKVAAIFIVIFALYLEYLGTPTFYQVFWGLMSGLTYGMLISFSKYLQTKDYREIDILGVQSFWSSILVFPLLLLNRDTISLPSLLGGVYLAVLGTIIPYYFFYKGIKYADSTIATVITALEPVVTTILSLPLLGEGLTGYQLIGSVLILLCAIWLSISV; translated from the coding sequence ATGAAAATTAACAAGGGGTTCAATTACCTCACTCTGGCGTCTGTGCTCTGGGGAACTATTGGGATAGCGGTCCAATTTTCCTACAAGGCCGGAGGAAACTCCATTGGAATGGTAGGCTTTAGGACACTGTTCTCGTTAATCGTAACCATATTCCTGCTCGATAGGAGGATGCTTTTCAGGAGAGAATCCATAATTATGGGCCTCGTCTCTGGGTTATTTTATGAGACTTACACTTTCGCTATCACAATTGATGGTGCTCCGCTCTCTTCTTTTCTTCTTTATACTGCGCCTATTTTCGTGGCAGTAATCTCGTTTGGCTTAGTCAAGGAGAGAATAACCTCGAGAAAAGTCGCCGCGATATTCATTGTTATTTTTGCATTATATTTAGAATACCTAGGCACACCAACTTTCTACCAAGTTTTTTGGGGGTTAATGTCTGGCTTAACTTATGGGATGCTAATTTCGTTCTCAAAATACCTTCAGACTAAAGATTATAGGGAAATCGATATTCTTGGAGTGCAATCTTTTTGGTCGTCGATCTTAGTATTTCCGCTTCTTTTATTAAATAGAGATACCATTTCTCTACCCTCCCTTTTGGGGGGAGTTTACCTCGCAGTGTTAGGTACGATAATTCCGTACTATTTCTTCTACAAGGGAATTAAGTATGCAGATTCAACTATAGCAACCGTTATAACGGCCTTGGAGCCAGTGGTGACTACCATCTTATCCTTACCGTTACTGGGTGAAGGATTAACGGGATATCAGTTGATTGGCTCAGTCTTGATACTTCTCTGTGCTATTTGGCTCTCCATCTCTGTCTAG